Proteins encoded in a region of the Nicotiana tomentosiformis chromosome 9, ASM39032v3, whole genome shotgun sequence genome:
- the LOC104105408 gene encoding uncharacterized protein isoform X1 encodes MMSDGYYYTSKKSDDICPDVCGQQDSPTTLSMSRLRCMLRGLDLKTIIFLIVVVPTFIVAAYLHGQKITYFLRPLWQSPPNPFIEITHYYHEDVPMEKICKLHGWGIREYPRRVFDAVLFSNEVDMLTIRWKELYPYITQFVLLESNSTFTGLPKLHNFAINRDQFKFVETRLTYGTIGGRARKGENPFVEEAYQRVALDQLLRIAGIEDDDLLIMSDVDEIPSAHTINLLRWCDDIPPVLHLHFRNYLYSFEFEIKHRSWRASVHRYQSGKTRYAHYRQSDYLLADAGWHCSFCFRRISDFIFKMKAYSHNDRVRFSHYLNPKRIQDVICRGTDLYDMLPEEYTFKDIIGSMGPIPHSYSAVNLPSYLLENPDNYKYLLPENCKREDG; translated from the coding sequence CAGGATTCACCGACAACATTAAGCATGTCAAGACTACGGTGCATGCTTCGAGGATTGGATTTAAAGACTATTATCTTTTTGATTGTGGTTGTGCCAACATTCATAGTTGCTGCGTACTTGCACGGGCAGAAGATTACCTACTTCCTCCGCCCCCTCTGGCAATCTCCTCCGAACCCCTTTATCGAAATTACTCACTATTACCATGAGGATGTTCCGATGGAGAAAATTTGCAAGCTCCATGGGTGGGGAATTCGTGAATATCCTAGGCGAGTGTTTGATGCAGTTCTGTTCAGTAATGAAGTGGATATGCTTACCATCAGATGGAAGGAATTGTATCCTTACATCACACAGTTTGTTCTTTTAGAGTCAAACTCAACATTCACTGGGCTGCCTAAACTCCACAATTTTGCAATTAATCGGGACCAGTTTAAGTTTGTTGAGACTCGAttaacctatggaaccataggaGGAAGAGCCAGAAAAGGTGAAAATCCATTTGTTGAAGAGGCATATCAGAGAGTAGCATTGGACCAACTCCTGAGAATTGCTGGTATTGAGGATGATGATTTACTGATCATGTCTGATGTTGATGAGATTCCCAGCGCTCATACCATCAATCTTTTAAGGTGGTGCGATGACATTCCTCCTGTCCTTCACCTTCATTTTAGGAATTACTTGTACTCATTTGAATTTGAGATTAAGCACAGAAGCTGGAGAGCTTCAGTCCACAGGTATCAGAGTGGCAAGACTAGATATGCACACTACCGTCAGAGTGATTACCTTTTGGCAGATGCCGGTTGGCATTGTAGCTTTTGTTTCCGCCGCATCAGTGACTTTATATTTAAGATGAAAGCTTACAGCCACAATGACAGAGTGAGGTTTTCACATTATCTTAATCCTAAAAGGATTCAAGATGTCATTTGTAGAGGAACTGATTTGTATGACATGCTTCCTGAGGAGTACACATTCAAGGATATTATTGGCAGCATGGGACCTATCCCCCATTCGTACTCAGCAGTTAATCTTCCTTCTTATCTGTTGGAAAATCCAGACAATTACAAATATCTTTTGCCTGAGAACTGCAAAAGAGAAGATGGCTAA
- the LOC104105408 gene encoding uncharacterized protein isoform X2: MMSDGYYYTSKKSDDICPDVCGQDSPTTLSMSRLRCMLRGLDLKTIIFLIVVVPTFIVAAYLHGQKITYFLRPLWQSPPNPFIEITHYYHEDVPMEKICKLHGWGIREYPRRVFDAVLFSNEVDMLTIRWKELYPYITQFVLLESNSTFTGLPKLHNFAINRDQFKFVETRLTYGTIGGRARKGENPFVEEAYQRVALDQLLRIAGIEDDDLLIMSDVDEIPSAHTINLLRWCDDIPPVLHLHFRNYLYSFEFEIKHRSWRASVHRYQSGKTRYAHYRQSDYLLADAGWHCSFCFRRISDFIFKMKAYSHNDRVRFSHYLNPKRIQDVICRGTDLYDMLPEEYTFKDIIGSMGPIPHSYSAVNLPSYLLENPDNYKYLLPENCKREDG; this comes from the coding sequence GATTCACCGACAACATTAAGCATGTCAAGACTACGGTGCATGCTTCGAGGATTGGATTTAAAGACTATTATCTTTTTGATTGTGGTTGTGCCAACATTCATAGTTGCTGCGTACTTGCACGGGCAGAAGATTACCTACTTCCTCCGCCCCCTCTGGCAATCTCCTCCGAACCCCTTTATCGAAATTACTCACTATTACCATGAGGATGTTCCGATGGAGAAAATTTGCAAGCTCCATGGGTGGGGAATTCGTGAATATCCTAGGCGAGTGTTTGATGCAGTTCTGTTCAGTAATGAAGTGGATATGCTTACCATCAGATGGAAGGAATTGTATCCTTACATCACACAGTTTGTTCTTTTAGAGTCAAACTCAACATTCACTGGGCTGCCTAAACTCCACAATTTTGCAATTAATCGGGACCAGTTTAAGTTTGTTGAGACTCGAttaacctatggaaccataggaGGAAGAGCCAGAAAAGGTGAAAATCCATTTGTTGAAGAGGCATATCAGAGAGTAGCATTGGACCAACTCCTGAGAATTGCTGGTATTGAGGATGATGATTTACTGATCATGTCTGATGTTGATGAGATTCCCAGCGCTCATACCATCAATCTTTTAAGGTGGTGCGATGACATTCCTCCTGTCCTTCACCTTCATTTTAGGAATTACTTGTACTCATTTGAATTTGAGATTAAGCACAGAAGCTGGAGAGCTTCAGTCCACAGGTATCAGAGTGGCAAGACTAGATATGCACACTACCGTCAGAGTGATTACCTTTTGGCAGATGCCGGTTGGCATTGTAGCTTTTGTTTCCGCCGCATCAGTGACTTTATATTTAAGATGAAAGCTTACAGCCACAATGACAGAGTGAGGTTTTCACATTATCTTAATCCTAAAAGGATTCAAGATGTCATTTGTAGAGGAACTGATTTGTATGACATGCTTCCTGAGGAGTACACATTCAAGGATATTATTGGCAGCATGGGACCTATCCCCCATTCGTACTCAGCAGTTAATCTTCCTTCTTATCTGTTGGAAAATCCAGACAATTACAAATATCTTTTGCCTGAGAACTGCAAAAGAGAAGATGGCTAA
- the LOC104105409 gene encoding CRM-domain containing factor CFM9, mitochondrial-like — translation MKGINPDDPAARASIQRVASTFFNAIDKKEGSPYVFQEDIGTKLGLSSSIDQTHSTAEDSDQEELDRFIAQLEQTADDEWAAEEEAEKDELGKIRYWNKEDIGSRFRRSGMMGSDESDDESGRRTSGWNKTYGRKIADDHGHDDVSEDDNELENNDDRRGRSNYADSGMYTAPDRHPKYKMEKWQKGKSNRPISEGGSSRKFDPYLKGKMGTEGSGSDMLSDFEEAMWNSDDEGGQHSMLPSEYRSSSDEGEDYDKVATLGSSAEDAPGSRASRGVTNSFRTSSQEQMKKNEGTSESKTKVKSSKDLDETWDSD, via the coding sequence ATGAAGGGGATAAATCCTGATGATCCAGCAGCCAGGGCCAGCATCCAGCGAGTAGCATCCACATTCTTCAATGCCATTGATAAAAAAGAAGGGAGCCCATATGTCTTTCAGGAGGATATTGGTACTAAGTTGGGTCTCAGCAGTAGTATAGACCAAACACATTCAACAGCTGAAGACAGTGACCAGGAAGAACTTGACCGTTTTATTGCTCAGTTAGAACAGACAGCTGATGACGAATGGGCAGCTGAGGAAGAAGCAGAGAAAGACGAACTAGGGAAGATTAGATATTGGAACAAAGAAGATATAGGTAGTCGATTCAGAAGATCTGGAATGATGGGAAGTGATGAATCAGATGATGAGTCAGGAAGGAGGACAAGTGGCTGGAATAAGACATACGGAAGGAAGATAGCTGATGATCATGGACATGATGATGTATCTGAAGATGACAATGAATTGGAAAACAATGATGACCGACGTGGTAGAAGCAATTACGCTGATTCCGGCATGTACACGGCTCCTGACAGGCATCCTAAGTATAAAATGGAGAAATGGCAGAAAGGTAAGAGCAATAGACCTATAAGTGAGGGAGGTTCAAGCAGAAAATTTGATCCTTATTTAAAGGGAAAGATGGGTACAGAAGGTTCTGGTTCAGACATGTTAAGTGACTTTGAGGAAGCCATGTGGAATTCAGATGATGAGGGAGGGCAGCACTCAATGCTACCAAGTGAGTATAGaagtagtagtgacgagggggAGGATTATGATAAGGTAGCAACATTGGGATCAAGTGCAGAGGATGCACCTGGTTCGAGGGCATCAAGAGGGGTAACTAATAGCTTTAGGACAAGTAGTCAAGAGCAAATGAAGAAAAATGAGGGTACTTCCGAGAGCAAGACAAAGGTGAAAAGCTCAaaggatttggatgaaacttgggACAGCGACTGA